In Nocardioides nitrophenolicus, the genomic window TGAGGAAGCCGTGGACGATGGTGGAGCCGAAGGGGCCGTCCTCGGCGCGCTCGACGTCCACGTGGATCCACTGGTGGTCCTTGGTGACGTCGGCGAACAGGTTCACCTCCTCCTGGGTGACCACCTGGGTCTGGCTGATGCCGAGCTCCTGGCCGACCAGGCCGAGGAGGTCCGCGGGCGTGGCGACGGTGACCTTGCTGGGGGTGCGCATGCTCATTCCGATCCGGTGGAGGGTGAGGACGGGGCGGACCCGGCTCGACGCAGGGCGCCCAGCAGGGTCCCGGCGGGCGCGGAGCCCTGGGCCGAGGCGTGCACGGTGAGCGCCTCCCACTCGCGTGCCCACGCGTCGTCGTCGGCATCCGCCGGCCCGCGGGCGAGGTCGAGCATCCGGCGCAGGGCGACCGGGGCGAGGGCGGCCAGGCCCTGCGCGACCTCGAGCGCCCGGCCCGCGAGCCGGTCGTCGTCGACGACCTCGCTGACCAGGCCGTGCCCGGCCGCCTGCTCGCCGGTCCAGGTCTCGCCGGTCAGCAGCAGCCGGCGGGCCAGCACCGGCCCCACCGCCCGGGGCAGCATCGCGCTGGAGCCCCAGCCCGGAAGCTGGCCGACCGCGATGTGGCGGTCTCCGACCCGGGCTGCCCGGCCCGCGATCGCGATGTCGCTGGCCAGCAGCAGCTCCAGGCCGCCGCCGAAGGCGACGCCGTTGACCGCCGCGACGGTCGGCACCGGCGCGGTGCGCAGCCGACGTACCAGATCCCGGCCCTGGGCGAGGAAGGCCCGCAGGCCCGCCGGATCGCCCAGGAGCGCGGAGGCCTCGACCAGGTCGGCGCCGGCGCAGAAGGCCCGGCCGGTCCCGGTCAGCACCAGCGCCCGGACGTCCGGCGCATCGGCCTGGTCCAGCCACTCCGTCAGGCCGGCCAGCACCGTCGAGTCGCAGGCGTTGCTCGCCCGAGGCCGGTCGATCCGGGCCTTCAGAACCGCGCCATGGCGGGTGAGGACGACGCTCACGGGATGCTCACGCAGAGCTTGCCGAACGCCGTGCCGGCCAGCATCCGCTCCACCTGGCCGCGGACCTCGGCCAACGGGACGACGCTGTCGACCACCGGGGTGATCCGGTGCTCCTCGACGAGACCGAGCAGCGCGCGGAACTCCTCGAGGGTGCCCATCGTCGAGCCGTGCACGCTGATCTCGCGGGCGAACAGTCGCGCCAGGTCGAGCTCGGCGACGAAGCCGGTCGACGCGCCGCAGGTGACGATCGCGCCACCCGCCCGCGTGGAGAGCACGGAGTGCTCGAAGGTCGCCGGTCCGACCGTCTCGACCACGACGTCCACCAGGTCCGGCACCCGCTCACCCGGCGCGAGCGCGAGACGTGCTCCAGCCGCCAGGGCGCGCTCCCGCTTCTCCGCGGAGCGGGAGGTGACCAGCACTTCCGCGCCCGCCGCCGTCGCCAGCGCGGCGGCCGCGGTGGCCACGCCGCCACCAGCACCCTGGACGAGCACGGTCTGGCCGGCGTGCAGACCGGCGCGGGTGAAGAGCATCCGGTACGCCGTGAGCCACGCGGTCGGCAGGCAGGCCGCCTCGGCCATCGACAGGTGTGCCGGCTTCGGAACCAGGCTCCCCACCGGGACCACGGCCGTCTCGGCGAGTAGCCCGTGGCCCAGGTCGCTCACCAGCGTGGCGTGCGCGACCACCTTGCTCGTGACCCGGCCGGGCAGCACCGGGTAGACCACGACCTCCCGGCCGTCGTACACGCCGGCGCCGTCGCTGCCGAGCACGTGGACCCCGTCGGGCTGCCGGGCGACGCCGCGCAGCATCCAGACGTCGTGCATGTTGAGCGCCCCGGCCCGCATCTCGACCGCTGCCCAGCCCTCGGGCACGCTGGGCGTGGGGAGTTCGCCGACCTCCACCGCCGACGCCGGGTCGGTGGCCGAGGACCCGCCGACGTACGCCGCCCTCATGCCGTGCCCGCCGGCTCGGTGGCACCGTTCCAGAAGGCGACCTCGCTGAGCTCGGCCCGCGCGGCCGGCCGGAAGTCGAGGCCCTGCGTGTAGGCGACCGGGAGCAGCGTGACCGGCCGCCAGTCCTCGGGCAGGGCGAGCACCTCCTGGACCCGGCGCGCCTTGTGGGCGAGCGCGGTCGCCATCACCGAGCCGAGGCCGCGCGAGCGCAGCGCGAGCTGGAAGGACCAGGCGAACGGGAAGATCGAGCCGTAGTAGCCGGACGCCGCGCCGCCGACCGGGCGCTCGGGGATCGGCTTCGTGCTGCACAGCACGACCAGCACCGGCACCTCCTCGAGGTGGTCGACGAGATGCTTGACCGCTCTCAGCACCCGCTCCTGTCGGTCCTTCGACACCTGGTCGGGCCGGACGTCCGGGGAGAGCCGAGTCGTGGTCGCGGCCTCTCCCGTCGCCAGCGGTCCCTCGACGGTCTGGTGCCAGACCTCGGTGTAGAGCCGGCCGAGCTGACGCTTGAGCTCCGGGTCGTCGACCGCGACGATGCGCCAGTCCTCCAGGTTGGAGCCCATCGGCGCCTGCTGAGCGAGACGCAGGCACTCCTCGACGACCGTGCGCTGGACCGGACGGGTGAAGTCCATCCTTCGGCGTACCGCACGGGTGGTGGTGAGTACCTGGTCGATGTCGGTGATGACGGCGGTCACGTGACGTCCTCTCCGGTGAGCCGGTCGACCGGCTTGTCGGCGTACGGGAAGGGGGTGCTCCAGTGGTCGAGATAGGCGACCTCGGCGACCGGTTTGCGCGCGGCGACCTTGAACTCGGTACCCACCGTGTAGGCGACCGGCAGCAGGGTGACCTGTACCGCGTCCTCGGGGATGCCGAGCAGGGCAGCGGCCTCGGCCGCGTGGTGCAGGTGCAAGGTGGTGATCACGGTGCCCAGCCCCCGGGCCCGAAGCGCCAGGTTGAACTGCCAGATCGCGGGATAGACCGAGCCGTAGAGCGCCGACGACGTGCCCGCGCCGCCCTTCGCCGGATCGGGCCGGGTGGCACATGGCACCACCAGGTACGGCGCCCGGGCCAGGGTGCGGGCCAGGTGGTCCGCCCCGTCGAGGATGCGGCGGGTGCGCCGACTCACCTCACCGTCGCTGCCCACGCCGCCGAGCCGGCCCTGGACCGTGTCACTCTCCGCGCCGGCAGCGCTGTGCAGCGGTGCGTGGACGAACTCCTCGTACGCCGAGAGGTACAGCGCGGCCAGTCGCTCCTTGACCTCGGAGTCGGCGACCACCACCCAGCGCCAGTCCTCCGCGGCACCGCCGGTCGGCGCCTGCAGCGCGAGCTGCAGGCACTCGCCCACGACCTCCAGCGAGACCGGCCGCTCGTGGTCGAGCCGGAGCCGGACCGCTCGGGTCGTCGTCAGCACGTGGTTGAGGTCGGTGAACGGCAGGGCGCTCATCGGGCCACCTCCGCGTCGTACCCCATCAGCTCGGCGACGTGCAGGGTGTCGCAGTACTCCCGCAGCTGCCGGATCCCGTCCGGGCCTACGTCGGCCACCCACAGGTAGCGGTTCTGGTAGCGCGCCCCGTCGCCGAGCAGCGCCTCGCCGGTCGCCTCCACCGCGACCAGCTCGTCGTCGGCGATCACCCGCCGCGGGGTCACCGCGATCGCCGGCGACGCGTAGGCACCGGAGCCGACCCGGGCCCGCATGGCCGCGAGCTTGTCGGCGATCGGGACCACGCCGTGGAAGGGTCCGTTGGCCGCGATGTCGCCCCGCGCGTACAGCCGGCCCCGCCGCCGGTCCCGCCCGGAGTCGGTCCACCAGGTGGCGTCGGGCGCGAACGGCGCCGCGAACCGCTCCAGGTCCCCTTCGGCCAGCGCCACCCACAGTCCGAGCACGCTCCGGGCCGCGGCCGGCAGGTCCTCGGGCAGTGCGGGGGCCGGCGGATGCTCGGTGGTCGTCCGCGGGATCGCGCTGCCGTCACCGACGACGTGCTGCGCATGGATGGTGTCGAGATACTCCCGCACCGAGGTGATCGCGCCCGCCTCGTCGACGTCGAACACGAACGCGTAGCGGTTGGCGTAGACCTCGCCCGAGGCGTGCACCCCGTGACCCTCGACCTCGATCACGCAGTCTCGCGCGCCGGCGACCACTCGCCGCGGGATCTGCCGGCACCCGGTCGGGAAGGCGCCCGGCCCGAGCTCGCGCATGAGCGCGAGCTTGGCGTCCATCCCCATCAGCCCGTGCAGCGGGAACCGGCCACTCCCCTCGGGGGACAGCACGGGATCGCCCCCGCGCCGGTCCGGGCCGGAGTCGACCCACCAGACCGCGTCCGTCGCGCAGAGCCGGGCCAGCCCGCCGAGGCTGCCGCGGTCGAGGGCCGCGACGAAGTCCAGCCCTGCTCGCACGGCGCGCGACATCCAGCCTCCTCATACCGACTGGCAGGAATGATGCCGGGGTCAGGGAGACCCGTCAAGGCGGCGGTCGGCGTCAGGTGACCGACCGGTCGGCCGAGACCTCACGACCGACCGCGGCCAGCATCCCGGCGTACCGCTCGGGATCACCGTGACCGGCGGGGCTCGTGACGGACAGCGCCGCCAGCAGCAGTCCGGTGGGGCCGAAGATGGGCACGGCCACGGAGCAGTGGCCCGCCGCGGCCTCCTCGACCTCGGTCGCGTAGCCGTCGTGACGGGCGCGGACCAGCTGGTCACGCAGCAGCTGGGGCGAGGTGACGGTCAGCGGGGTCACCTGTTCGAGCCCACGCATGAGGACCGCGTCCACGAGCTCCGGCGGGCTGTGGGCGAGGAGCACCTTCCCGGTCGCGGTGGCGTGCACCGGCCGGCGACCGGGGGTGGGCGAGGACGTCGCCGCCTGCCGCGGGCTGCCGGCCCGCTCGAGGTCGAGCACCTCCCTGCCGTCCAGGACCGCGAGGTCGACCGTCTCCTCCGTCGCTAGGCGGAGGCTGTGCAGGTACGGACGGATCGCGGCACGCAGCACGCGGAGGCGGGGCACCCGACCGCCGAGCTCGAAGGCCCGCAGCCCGAGGCGGTACTCCTGCCCGGACCGCTCCAGGAGGCCCCACTCGAGGAGCTGCCGGTTCAGGCGGTGGACCGTGGGCTTGGCGATGCCGGTGCGCCGCGAGATCTCGGCCAGGGACGGCTCGGCGTCGCCGCTCGCGACGCACTCCAGGATCAGCCGTGCCTTGCCCAGCACGCTGTTGGCGTCGGTGCTCACGCCCTAGCCTCGGAGCCGGGTGAGCAGCTGGACCCGGGTGTGCACGCCGAGCTTCGCGTAGATCGACTTGATGTGGTGCTTGACCGTGTGCGGGCTCAGGAACAGCTCGTCGGCGATCTCCCTGTCGCTGCGCCCCCGCAGTGCACACGCGGCGACGTCGGCCTCCCGCTCGGTCAGCAGCTGGCGGATCGAGGGGTCGAGGTCGCCCACGCCCGCCCCTTCGAGACCCAGCACGGAGACGACCACCTCCGGGTGGTCCGGCAGGCGCTGGGACGTCACCGTGATCACCATCTGGCCGCCGTGGCCGTCGGGAGCGGTCACCGAGTCCACTCCGCGCTCGTCGTCGCAGTCGAGCAGCTGCACGAGCTCCTGGCCCGCGACGCCGATCTTCGCGAAGAGGTCGAGCGCGGGCGCGTTGAGATGGCGCCGCGCCGCGTCGAGATCGGTGACCACGACCGGCGTACGACAGCGGTCCAGGGCGGCGCGCAGCTGGGTGCGCTCGCGCTCGACCGAGCGACGCTCGTCGGCGGCCGCCACCGCGATGCCCAGGACGGCGGCGGCGGTCCGGGCCGCCTCCCGGTCGGCGTCGCTGAACGCCGGCTGGTCGTCGTGCCGCGCCAGGTTCAGGGTTCCCGCCACCTCACCGCCGACGACGAAGGGCGCACAGAGGACCCGCGCCATGGCGTGCGGGGCGAAGACGTCGCGCACCACCGGCAGTCCCCGCCACTCGTCGGGCGACATCAGCGAGTCGCTGTCGGCCACCTGGCGTCCGCGGAGCGCGGCCTGGACGACCGGGTCCTGGTCGCGCCCGTACCGCTCGTAGCTGTTGACGTAGTAGCTGCCGAGTCCCCGGATCTGCGCGACCGTGGGTCGGCCCGTCGCGTGGTCGTGCACGTAGACCCCGACCGCGAACGCCGCGAGACGGTGCGTGGCCTCGTCGAGGAACCGGCGCAGCAGGTCGTCGACGGTGGGCGAGGTGACCAGCTCGGCGACGAGCAGCGGCGGCAGCGAGGACCCGGGCCGGGCCGGCGATTCGTCCATCGATGCCTCCGCTCGACGAGGGCCTCAGCCACGCATCCGGCCGCGGAAGAACAGCAACGGCTCGACGTCCGGGTCCACGGACAGCGTCGAGACCCTTCCTACCAGAATCCAGTGCGAATGATTGCGGATCGCGTCGGCGAGATCGCACGCGAAGCGGCCCACGGTCCCGGTCAGGAGCGGTCCGGACTGGCTCGGGCGATGCGCGACGCGGGAGAACTTGTCGGGGTCCTTCGTGGCGAACAGCCGCGCGAGGTCGCCCTGGTCGTCGGCGAGCAGGTTGACCACGAACGTCCGGGAGCGCTCGATCGCCGCCCAGGTGCGGGACGAGTCGGCGAGGCACACCAGCACCTGCGGCGGCTCCAGGG contains:
- a CDS encoding enoyl-CoA hydratase/isomerase family protein → MSVVLTRHGAVLKARIDRPRASNACDSTVLAGLTEWLDQADAPDVRALVLTGTGRAFCAGADLVEASALLGDPAGLRAFLAQGRDLVRRLRTAPVPTVAAVNGVAFGGGLELLLASDIAIAGRAARVGDRHIAVGQLPGWGSSAMLPRAVGPVLARRLLLTGETWTGEQAAGHGLVSEVVDDDRLAGRALEVAQGLAALAPVALRRMLDLARGPADADDDAWAREWEALTVHASAQGSAPAGTLLGALRRAGSAPSSPSTGSE
- a CDS encoding zinc-binding dehydrogenase, whose product is MRAAYVGGSSATDPASAVEVGELPTPSVPEGWAAVEMRAGALNMHDVWMLRGVARQPDGVHVLGSDGAGVYDGREVVVYPVLPGRVTSKVVAHATLVSDLGHGLLAETAVVPVGSLVPKPAHLSMAEAACLPTAWLTAYRMLFTRAGLHAGQTVLVQGAGGGVATAAAALATAAGAEVLVTSRSAEKRERALAAGARLALAPGERVPDLVDVVVETVGPATFEHSVLSTRAGGAIVTCGASTGFVAELDLARLFAREISVHGSTMGTLEEFRALLGLVEEHRITPVVDSVVPLAEVRGQVERMLAGTAFGKLCVSIP
- a CDS encoding nitroreductase family protein, with amino-acid sequence MTAVITDIDQVLTTTRAVRRRMDFTRPVQRTVVEECLRLAQQAPMGSNLEDWRIVAVDDPELKRQLGRLYTEVWHQTVEGPLATGEAATTTRLSPDVRPDQVSKDRQERVLRAVKHLVDHLEEVPVLVVLCSTKPIPERPVGGAASGYYGSIFPFAWSFQLALRSRGLGSVMATALAHKARRVQEVLALPEDWRPVTLLPVAYTQGLDFRPAARAELSEVAFWNGATEPAGTA
- a CDS encoding nitroreductase family protein is translated as MSALPFTDLNHVLTTTRAVRLRLDHERPVSLEVVGECLQLALQAPTGGAAEDWRWVVVADSEVKERLAALYLSAYEEFVHAPLHSAAGAESDTVQGRLGGVGSDGEVSRRTRRILDGADHLARTLARAPYLVVPCATRPDPAKGGAGTSSALYGSVYPAIWQFNLALRARGLGTVITTLHLHHAAEAAALLGIPEDAVQVTLLPVAYTVGTEFKVAARKPVAEVAYLDHWSTPFPYADKPVDRLTGEDVT
- a CDS encoding nuclear transport factor 2 family protein; translation: MSRAVRAGLDFVAALDRGSLGGLARLCATDAVWWVDSGPDRRGGDPVLSPEGSGRFPLHGLMGMDAKLALMRELGPGAFPTGCRQIPRRVVAGARDCVIEVEGHGVHASGEVYANRYAFVFDVDEAGAITSVREYLDTIHAQHVVGDGSAIPRTTTEHPPAPALPEDLPAAARSVLGLWVALAEGDLERFAAPFAPDATWWTDSGRDRRRGRLYARGDIAANGPFHGVVPIADKLAAMRARVGSGAYASPAIAVTPRRVIADDELVAVEATGEALLGDGARYQNRYLWVADVGPDGIRQLREYCDTLHVAELMGYDAEVAR
- a CDS encoding IclR family transcriptional regulator, whose translation is MSTDANSVLGKARLILECVASGDAEPSLAEISRRTGIAKPTVHRLNRQLLEWGLLERSGQEYRLGLRAFELGGRVPRLRVLRAAIRPYLHSLRLATEETVDLAVLDGREVLDLERAGSPRQAATSSPTPGRRPVHATATGKVLLAHSPPELVDAVLMRGLEQVTPLTVTSPQLLRDQLVRARHDGYATEVEEAAAGHCSVAVPIFGPTGLLLAALSVTSPAGHGDPERYAGMLAAVGREVSADRSVT
- a CDS encoding LuxR family transcriptional regulator; the protein is MDESPARPGSSLPPLLVAELVTSPTVDDLLRRFLDEATHRLAAFAVGVYVHDHATGRPTVAQIRGLGSYYVNSYERYGRDQDPVVQAALRGRQVADSDSLMSPDEWRGLPVVRDVFAPHAMARVLCAPFVVGGEVAGTLNLARHDDQPAFSDADREAARTAAAVLGIAVAAADERRSVERERTQLRAALDRCRTPVVVTDLDAARRHLNAPALDLFAKIGVAGQELVQLLDCDDERGVDSVTAPDGHGGQMVITVTSQRLPDHPEVVVSVLGLEGAGVGDLDPSIRQLLTEREADVAACALRGRSDREIADELFLSPHTVKHHIKSIYAKLGVHTRVQLLTRLRG
- a CDS encoding flavin reductase family protein, which encodes MTALATDAGRDAAQVPVGDTDTFRRACAQFPTGVAVITTSVDGECFGSTVNAFTSLTLEPPQVLVCLADSSRTWAAIERSRTFVVNLLADDQGDLARLFATKDPDKFSRVAHRPSQSGPLLTGTVGRFACDLADAIRNHSHWILVGRVSTLSVDPDVEPLLFFRGRMRG